From Cellulomonas fimi ATCC 484, a single genomic window includes:
- the gltB gene encoding glutamate synthase large subunit, translating into MSTSHVSPGALDLTSGAAQQGLYDPAAEHDACGFAFVATLRGTPGRDIVDAGLTALLNLDHRGAVGAEEDSGDGAGILTQIPDAFLRDVVDAELPPAGFYAIGMAFLPVDEVEQRTVVAAVESIAAEEKLDVLAWRDVVVTADLVGPTARASMPVFRQLVVADPSRELAGIDLDRRAYRLRKRAERELGLYFASLSARTLAYKGMLTTGQLEPFFADLSDPRYASEIALVHSRFSTNTFPSWPLAQPFRLVAHNGEINTVRGNRNWMAAREGTLASEALGDLTPLLPVCTPGGSDSGSFDEVLELLHLSGRSLPHAVMMMIPEAWENHAQMDPARRAFYEYHSTLMEPWDGPAAMTFTDGTLVGSVQDRNGLRPGRYWVTEDGLVVCASEAGVLDIDPATVVAKGRLEPGRMFLVDTGKGRIVEDSEIKAQLAAQRPYAEWVRDNSVYLEQLPEREHVAHSAASVRRRQRTFGYTEEELKILLSPMAAAGAEPLGAMGSDTPVAVLSSRPRMLFDYFTQMFAQVTNPPLDAIREELVTAIGGAIGPEPNLLEDGPAHARKLVLPFPVLDNDQLAKIVHVQKEPGLGFRATTIRGLYRAAGGGAALEARLEEIFAEVDRAVADGVSFLILSDRNSDAELAPIPSLLLLSAVHHHTLRRHTRTQISLVVEAGDVREVHHVALLIGYGAAAVNPYLAMESVEDLARNGYLPGVSPEKAVKNLIKALGKGVLKVMSKMGISTIASYRGAQVFEAIGLSQPLVDRYFTGTTSRLGGIGLDVIAAEVAARHADAYPASGNRQPHQRLAVGGEYQWRRDGEDHLFDPETVFRLQHSTRTRQMDVFREYTHRVDEQSSRLMTLRGLLAFKEGVREPVPLDEVEPVSSIVQRFSTGAMSYGSISAEAHETLAIAMNRLGAKSNTGEGGEDPERLYDPERRSAIKQIASGRFGVTSEYLTHADDIQIKLAQGAKPGEGGQLPGHKVYPWVAKTRHSTPGVGLISPPPHHDIYSIEDLAQLIHDAKNANPSARIHTKLVSEFGVGTIAAGVAKAHSDVVLISGHDGGTGASPLTSLKHAGTPWEIGLAETQQTLVLNNLRDRVVVQVDGQLKTGRDVVVGALLGAEEFGFATAPLVVSGCVMMRVCHLDTCPVGVATQNPELRARFSGKPEFVVTFFEFIAQEVREWLARLGFRTLEEAVGHVELLDTRAAIDHWKAEGLDLAPVLAVPEPVAGSTLHHSTSQDHGLDRALDNQLIALAQDALERQEPVRIALPIRNVNRTVGTMLGHEVTKRYGGAGLPDDTIDVTVTGSAGQSFAAFLPRGITLRLFGDANDYVAKGLSGGRVVVRPDRSAVLSQHDVIAGNVIGYGATSGQVFLRGRTGERFGVRNSGATLVVEGVGDHGCEYMTGGTVVVLGRTGRNFGAGMSGGTAYVLDLDPALVNTDAVRSGELSLDALDDEDAALVEGLLRTHLQETGSPVAAQLLEDPAATRARFTRLLPTEYARVRRALAQAEADGLDPAAPGVWDQILEVARG; encoded by the coding sequence ATGTCGACGTCGCACGTGAGCCCCGGCGCACTCGACCTGACGTCGGGCGCGGCGCAGCAGGGCCTGTACGACCCCGCCGCCGAGCACGACGCCTGCGGTTTCGCCTTCGTCGCCACGCTCCGCGGAACCCCCGGCCGTGACATCGTCGACGCGGGCCTGACCGCGCTGCTCAACCTCGACCACCGCGGCGCCGTCGGCGCCGAGGAGGACAGCGGTGACGGCGCGGGCATCCTGACCCAGATCCCCGACGCGTTCCTGCGTGACGTCGTCGACGCGGAGCTGCCGCCGGCCGGCTTCTACGCGATCGGCATGGCGTTCCTCCCGGTCGACGAGGTCGAGCAGCGCACCGTCGTCGCCGCGGTCGAGTCGATCGCGGCCGAGGAGAAGCTCGACGTGCTCGCGTGGCGCGACGTCGTCGTGACGGCCGACCTGGTCGGCCCCACGGCGCGGGCGTCCATGCCGGTGTTCCGCCAGCTCGTCGTCGCCGACCCCTCCCGCGAGCTCGCCGGGATCGACCTCGACCGGCGCGCGTACCGGCTGCGCAAGCGGGCCGAGCGCGAGCTGGGCCTGTACTTCGCGTCGCTGTCGGCCCGCACGCTGGCGTACAAGGGCATGCTCACCACCGGGCAGCTCGAGCCGTTCTTCGCGGACCTGTCCGACCCGCGCTACGCGAGCGAGATCGCGCTCGTCCACTCGCGCTTCTCGACCAACACGTTCCCGTCGTGGCCGCTCGCGCAGCCGTTCCGGCTGGTCGCCCACAACGGCGAGATCAACACGGTGCGCGGCAACCGCAACTGGATGGCCGCCCGCGAGGGCACCCTGGCGAGCGAGGCGCTCGGCGACCTGACGCCCCTGCTGCCGGTCTGCACCCCGGGCGGGTCGGACTCCGGCAGCTTCGACGAGGTGCTCGAGCTGCTCCACCTGTCGGGCCGCTCCCTGCCGCACGCGGTCATGATGATGATCCCGGAGGCGTGGGAGAACCACGCCCAGATGGACCCGGCCCGGCGCGCGTTCTACGAGTACCACTCGACGCTCATGGAGCCGTGGGACGGCCCCGCCGCGATGACGTTCACGGACGGCACCCTGGTCGGCTCGGTGCAGGACCGCAACGGCCTGCGGCCGGGGCGCTACTGGGTCACCGAGGACGGCCTCGTGGTGTGCGCCTCGGAGGCCGGCGTGCTCGACATCGACCCGGCGACGGTCGTCGCGAAGGGCCGTCTCGAGCCGGGGCGGATGTTCCTGGTCGACACCGGCAAGGGCCGGATCGTCGAGGACTCCGAGATCAAGGCCCAGCTCGCGGCGCAGCGGCCGTACGCGGAGTGGGTCCGGGACAACTCGGTCTACCTCGAGCAGCTGCCCGAGCGCGAGCACGTGGCGCACTCGGCCGCGTCCGTGCGCCGCCGGCAGCGGACGTTCGGCTACACCGAGGAGGAGCTCAAGATCCTGCTGTCGCCCATGGCGGCGGCCGGTGCCGAGCCGCTCGGCGCGATGGGGTCGGACACGCCCGTCGCGGTGCTGTCCAGCCGTCCGCGCATGCTGTTCGACTACTTCACGCAGATGTTCGCGCAGGTCACGAACCCGCCGCTGGACGCGATCCGCGAGGAGCTCGTGACCGCGATCGGCGGGGCGATCGGCCCCGAGCCGAACCTGCTGGAGGACGGTCCGGCGCACGCGCGCAAGCTCGTCCTGCCGTTCCCGGTGCTGGACAACGACCAGCTCGCCAAGATCGTGCACGTCCAGAAGGAGCCGGGTCTCGGCTTCCGCGCCACGACGATCCGCGGCCTGTACCGCGCGGCCGGCGGGGGAGCGGCCCTCGAGGCGCGCCTGGAGGAGATCTTCGCGGAGGTCGACCGGGCGGTCGCCGACGGCGTGAGCTTCCTCATCCTGTCGGACCGCAACTCGGACGCCGAGCTCGCGCCGATCCCGTCGCTGCTGCTGCTCTCCGCGGTGCACCACCACACGCTGCGCCGGCACACGCGCACCCAGATCTCGCTCGTGGTCGAGGCCGGCGACGTCCGCGAGGTGCACCACGTCGCGCTGCTCATCGGGTACGGCGCCGCCGCGGTCAACCCGTACCTCGCGATGGAGTCCGTCGAGGACCTCGCCCGCAACGGGTACCTGCCGGGCGTCTCGCCCGAGAAGGCCGTCAAGAACCTCATCAAGGCGCTCGGCAAGGGCGTCCTGAAGGTCATGTCGAAGATGGGCATCTCGACGATCGCCTCCTACCGGGGCGCGCAGGTGTTCGAGGCGATCGGCCTGTCGCAGCCGCTCGTCGACCGGTACTTCACCGGCACCACGAGCCGCCTCGGCGGCATCGGCCTCGACGTCATCGCGGCCGAGGTCGCGGCCCGCCACGCCGACGCGTACCCGGCGAGCGGCAACCGTCAGCCGCACCAGCGGCTCGCCGTCGGCGGCGAGTACCAGTGGCGCCGTGACGGCGAGGACCACCTGTTCGACCCCGAGACGGTGTTCCGCCTGCAGCACTCGACGCGCACGCGCCAGATGGACGTGTTCCGCGAGTACACCCACCGCGTGGACGAGCAGTCGTCGCGGCTCATGACGCTGCGCGGCCTGCTCGCGTTCAAGGAGGGCGTGCGCGAGCCCGTCCCGCTGGACGAGGTCGAGCCGGTGAGCTCGATCGTCCAGCGGTTCAGCACGGGCGCGATGTCGTACGGGTCGATCTCCGCCGAGGCGCACGAGACGCTCGCGATCGCCATGAACCGCCTCGGCGCGAAGTCGAACACGGGCGAGGGCGGCGAGGACCCGGAGCGCCTGTACGACCCGGAGCGTCGCTCGGCGATCAAGCAGATCGCGTCGGGCCGGTTCGGCGTGACGAGCGAGTACCTGACGCACGCGGACGACATCCAGATCAAGCTCGCGCAGGGCGCCAAGCCCGGCGAGGGCGGGCAGCTGCCCGGGCACAAGGTCTACCCGTGGGTCGCCAAGACGCGGCACTCGACGCCCGGCGTGGGCCTCATCTCGCCGCCGCCGCACCACGACATCTACTCGATCGAGGACCTCGCGCAGCTCATCCACGACGCGAAGAACGCGAACCCGTCGGCGCGCATCCACACCAAGCTCGTCAGCGAGTTCGGCGTGGGCACGATCGCCGCGGGCGTCGCCAAGGCGCACTCGGACGTCGTGCTCATCTCGGGCCACGACGGCGGCACCGGCGCGAGCCCGCTGACGTCGCTCAAGCACGCCGGGACGCCGTGGGAGATCGGCCTCGCCGAGACCCAGCAGACGCTCGTGCTGAACAACCTGCGCGACCGCGTCGTCGTGCAGGTCGACGGGCAGCTCAAGACCGGCCGGGACGTCGTGGTCGGCGCGCTGCTCGGTGCCGAGGAGTTCGGCTTCGCGACGGCCCCGCTGGTCGTGTCCGGCTGCGTCATGATGCGCGTCTGCCACCTCGACACGTGCCCCGTCGGCGTCGCGACGCAGAACCCCGAGCTCCGGGCCCGGTTCTCGGGCAAGCCCGAGTTCGTCGTGACGTTCTTCGAGTTCATCGCGCAGGAGGTGCGCGAGTGGCTCGCGCGTCTCGGCTTCCGCACGCTCGAGGAGGCCGTCGGCCACGTCGAGCTGCTCGACACGCGGGCCGCGATCGACCACTGGAAGGCGGAGGGTCTCGACCTGGCGCCGGTGCTCGCCGTGCCCGAGCCGGTCGCCGGCTCGACGCTGCACCACTCGACGTCGCAGGACCACGGCCTGGACCGCGCGCTCGACAACCAGCTCATCGCCCTCGCCCAGGACGCCCTGGAGCGGCAGGAGCCGGTCCGCATCGCGCTGCCCATCCGCAACGTGAACCGCACGGTCGGCACGATGCTCGGCCACGAGGTCACGAAGCGGTACGGCGGCGCGGGCCTGCCCGACGACACGATCGACGTCACGGTCACCGGCTCGGCCGGCCAGTCGTTCGCCGCGTTCCTGCCCCGCGGCATCACGCTGCGGCTGTTCGGGGACGCGAACGACTACGTCGCGAAGGGACTGTCGGGCGGACGCGTCGTGGTGCGCCCCGACCGCAGCGCGGTGCTGTCGCAGCACGACGTCATCGCGGGCAACGTCATCGGCTACGGCGCGACGTCCGGCCAGGTGTTCCTGCGCGGCCGCACGGGCGAGCGCTTCGGCGTCCGCAACTCGGGCGCCACGCTGGTCGTCGAGGGCGTGGGCGACCACGGCTGCGAGTACATGACGGGCGGCACGGTCGTCGTGCTCGGCCGGACGGGCCGCAACTTCGGCGCGGGCATGTCGGGCGGCACGGCCTACGTGCTCGACCTGGACCCCGCGCTCGTCAACACCGACGCCGTGCGCAGCGGCGAGCTGTCGCTCGACGCGCTCGACGACGAGGACGCCGCCCTCGTCGAGGGCCTGCTGCGCACGCACCTGCAGGAGACCGGCTCGCCGGTCGCCGCGCAGCTGCTCGAGGACCCTGCGGCGACCCGGGCGCGGTTCACGCGCCTGCTGCCCACCGAGTACGCCCGCGTCCGTCGTGCGCTCGCGCAGGCCGAGGCCGACGGCCTCGACCCCGCGGCCCCCGGCGTGTGGGACCAGATCCTGGAGGTGGCCCGTGGCTGA
- a CDS encoding glutamate synthase subunit beta — MADPRGFLKVRERELPPNRPVEVRLRDWKDVHAHLQEGQPYLKEQAGRCMDCGIPFCHNGCPLGNLIPEWNELVWRGQWSDAIDRLHATNNFPEFTGRICPAPCESSCVLGINQPPVTIKNVEVSIIDEAFDRGYVTPQVPQRLTGHTVAVVGSGPAGLAAAQQLTRAGHTVAVYERDDAIGGLLRYGVPDFKLEKIHIDRRLAQMEAEGTRFRPGVEIGRDVTWEQLQARYDAIVVATGATVPRELQVPGKELGGVHVAMDFLHQANAVAAGREVADQITATGKHVVIIGGGDTGSDCLGTALRQGAASVTTLAIGKRPPESRPESQPWPTDPIVFEVSSSHEEGGERAYLASTVEFLPGEDGAVARLRLATTEYLPDGRRVPTPGTEREIPADLVLVAMGFTGPETALLTEQLGVELTSRGLVARSDDFATTVPGVYVAGDAGRGQSLVVWAIAEGRAAAAAVDRYLSGGSELPAPVTASTVALRP, encoded by the coding sequence GTGGCTGACCCCCGCGGCTTCCTGAAGGTGCGCGAGCGCGAGCTCCCGCCCAACCGCCCGGTCGAGGTGCGCCTGCGCGACTGGAAGGACGTGCACGCCCACCTGCAGGAGGGCCAGCCGTACCTCAAGGAGCAGGCCGGCCGCTGCATGGACTGCGGCATCCCGTTCTGCCACAACGGCTGCCCGCTGGGGAACCTCATCCCCGAGTGGAACGAGCTGGTGTGGCGCGGGCAGTGGTCCGACGCGATCGACCGCCTGCACGCCACGAACAACTTCCCGGAGTTCACCGGGCGGATCTGCCCCGCGCCGTGCGAGTCGAGCTGCGTGCTCGGCATCAACCAGCCGCCGGTCACGATCAAGAACGTCGAGGTCTCGATCATCGACGAGGCGTTCGACCGCGGGTACGTGACCCCGCAGGTGCCGCAGCGCCTCACGGGTCACACCGTCGCGGTCGTCGGCTCGGGTCCCGCGGGCCTCGCCGCCGCCCAGCAGCTCACGCGCGCCGGCCACACCGTCGCGGTGTACGAGCGGGACGACGCGATCGGCGGCCTGCTGCGCTACGGCGTGCCGGACTTCAAGCTCGAGAAGATCCACATCGACCGCCGGCTGGCGCAGATGGAGGCCGAGGGCACCCGCTTCCGGCCGGGCGTCGAGATCGGGCGGGACGTCACCTGGGAGCAGCTCCAGGCGCGCTACGACGCGATCGTCGTCGCGACCGGCGCCACCGTGCCGCGCGAGCTGCAGGTCCCCGGCAAGGAGCTGGGCGGCGTGCACGTCGCGATGGACTTCCTGCACCAGGCCAACGCGGTCGCCGCGGGCCGCGAGGTGGCCGACCAGATCACCGCGACCGGCAAGCACGTCGTCATCATCGGCGGCGGCGACACGGGCTCCGACTGCCTCGGCACGGCGCTGCGGCAGGGTGCGGCGTCGGTCACGACGCTCGCGATCGGCAAGCGCCCGCCGGAGAGCCGTCCCGAGAGCCAGCCGTGGCCGACCGACCCGATCGTGTTCGAGGTCTCGTCCTCGCACGAGGAGGGCGGGGAGCGCGCCTACCTCGCCTCGACCGTGGAGTTCCTCCCCGGCGAGGACGGTGCCGTCGCGCGGCTGCGGCTCGCGACCACCGAGTACCTGCCCGACGGCCGGCGCGTCCCGACGCCCGGCACCGAGCGGGAGATCCCGGCGGACCTCGTGCTCGTCGCGATGGGCTTCACCGGCCCGGAGACCGCGCTGCTCACCGAGCAGCTCGGCGTCGAGCTGACGTCCCGCGGCCTCGTCGCGCGCTCGGACGACTTCGCCACGACCGTGCCCGGCGTGTACGTCGCCGGCGACGCGGGCCGCGGCCAGTCGCTCGTCGTGTGGGCGATCGCCGAGGGACGTGCCGCGGCGGCCGCCGTCGACCGGTACCTGTCGGGCGGCAGCGAGCTGCCCGCACCGGTCACCGCGAGCACCGTGGCGCTGCGCCCCTGA